From the Paenibacillus sp. R14(2021) genome, the window TTCTGTGTGAACAGGAAAATGATGATCAGCGGCATCGTGCACAGGAAGCAAAGTGCGAATATCGGCCCCCAGTCGCTTGCGCGCTCCGATTTGAAACGGAAGATCTGCGTAATGAGCGTCATCTTGTTCGGGTCAGTCAGATACAGCAAAGGCCCGGCGAAATCGTTCCAGAACGTGAACAGCGTCGTCACGATCAGCGTGCCGGTTGCGGGCAGCAGCAATGGGAAAATAATCGTCCAGAACGTTCTCGTTCTGCCGCAGCCGTCGATATGCGCCGCTTCTTCAAGCTCGCGCGGGATATTCTTCGTGAATCCGGTATACAGCATCGTCGCGAACGGGATCGTCCCGGCCGTATACAGCAGGACAAGCAGGGAGCGCGTGTTAATCAGATGCAGGCTGATTCCAAGCTTGTAGATCGGCACCATGCTCGTCTGCAGCGGAATGATCATACCTGTCAGGAAGAGGAAGAAGATGAGCTGAAACGTTCTCTCTTTGCGCCGCGAAATCATGTAACCCGCCATCGACGACACAAGGACGACGAGCACGATCGTACCCGCGCAGACGAGCACCGTATTCAACAGAGCGAGAGGGAAATTCACGCGTTCGAACACTTTAGCGAAATTGTCTCCGATCAGCTTGCTCGGGAATTTCAGCGGCGTATAGAAATCTTTCGCCGGCTTTACGGCGGATTCGAACAAATAGTAGAACGGATACAGGTACAGCAGGGCGACGAGGAGCAACGCGGCTTCCAGCGCCATGAGCCGGATTTTGTGCCGCTTCGGCTTGACGTAAGCTCCGGAGGACATCAGTACTCCACCTCCCTGCGGCGGGTATAGCGGAGTTGCACGGTCGTCAGAAGCAGAATAAGGACCATGAACAGGATGCCGGCCGCCGTCGCGTAACCGAACGTGCCGTTCTTGAACGCGAAATCGTAAATCACGAGTGCGAGCGTCGACGTGGCGTCCCCCGGTCCGCCGTTCGTTAGGACATACGGCAGATCAAAAAACTTCAAGCTGCCGACCATGCCAAGAAACGTGCAAATGGTAACCGACGGCATAATGAGCGGGAGCGTGATGTGACGGAATTTGGTCCACCCTTCCGCACGGTCGATCAGCGCGGCTTCGTAGATTTCGGTCGGAATCGAGGCGAGTCCCGCCAAATAAATGACCGCTCCGTATCCCGTCGCGTACCACACGTTAATGAGAATGACCGCAATGAGCGCGGTTGAGAGCTCGCCGAGCCAGTCGTGCAGAAGCGCCCCCATGCCGAGCTTCTCAATAACCGCGTTGACGACCCCTTCGTACTGCAGCAGGTTGCCCCAGATCACGGACACAACGACCATGCTCAGAATGACGGGGATGTAGAACGCGGTGCGAAGGAAGCTCTTCATCTTCAGCGGCTTATGGAGCAGCAGCGCCAGAAACAGCGAGAGCGGGTTGTTGATGATCGCGCAGAAGACGACTATATACAGCGTATTTAGCGCCGCATGGCGAACAAGCGTATCATGAAACAAGTCCCGGTAGTTTTGGAAGCCGATGAACACCGGCTTATTGATACCGTCCCACAGCGTGAACGAATAGTATAGGCTGCTCAGGAACGGATAATAGACGAAGGTCAGGAAGATGACCAGCGCCGGCAGAACGAATACAAGGGCGTGCAGATACGAGCTTCGCATGTGATTTGTTCGCATGAGTCCACCTACTGGTCAGGCCGATTGGGCGCTAAACGGTACCGCAATCGGCCTTAGAATTTGAAGTTCAATTACGGCATGATGAGCGTTGCTTTGTCTTTGTCATAATTCGCGGACGTTTCGGTCAGATCGGTTTTGCCGCCTGCGATAATCTTCTCTGCCGCTCTCGCGTAGGCATCCAGCGCTGATTGCGGGAATTGACCCATGAGCAGCTGATGAAGCGTCGACGGCTGGGACTGCAGCGCGTTGTTGATATCGGTCATCGCCGGTTGATCGTACGTCACGTTGATGCCCTTGATGCCGGGGAGGCCGACGTTCTGCAGGTTCACGGACAAGACATCCTGCTCGAGCATCACGGCTACGAAATCTTTGGCCGCCTGCAGATGCTTGGAATTCGCATTAACCGATACGCTGTGATCCGGCCCTACGCCCATAAGCGCTTTGCCATTGTCGTCCGCCAGCGGAAAGAAGCCGACCTCGAAAGGCTCTAAGCCTTTGTCCTTGAACACCTGTGCCATGACGCCCGGCAGCCAGTTCCCTTGGTAGAGCATAGCCGCTTTGCCGGAGCCGAATTCGATTTGCGTTTGCGGCCAATCGATCGACAAGGCGCTTTTGTTGAAATAGCCCTTGGACGCCATTTCCGCTAATTTATCGAGTGCGCCTTGGAGCTCCGGTCCGTTGACCTTCGCTTTGCCGCTGTAGAAGTCGGCTTCGAGGCTCGGATTCTGCCCCGTGATCTCCGCGAGTCCGCTCATGAGATAGTTCAGCGTCCATTGGTCCTTGAAGCCGCCGACCATCGGGGTAATGCCGGCCGCCTTGATCTTGTCGCTTGCGGCCATCAGTTCGCTCCACGTCGTCGGAGGCTGGATGCCGAGATCGGCGAAGATCTTCTTATTGTAGAACACGCCGAACGTCGCAACCGTCTGTGCCACGCCGTAAATTTTGCCTTGGTACGATTCCGTTGGCTTCGTCGCTTCGAGCATGTTCGCTACCCAAGGCTGGTCGGACAAGTCCGCCAAGTAGCCCGCTTTCGCGAGATCCGGCACGGATTGGTTGAAGATGACGTCATCGCCGTCGCCGCTCGCGAGCCCAGTTTTCATTTTCTCGAAATATTTCTCGCCGACGAGAATGTCCCAGTCGATCTTGGCGTTCGGATATTTCGCCTTGAACTTCTGCTCGGCAGCCGCCATGAAATCCTTGCTTTGCGGCAGATCGTCGAGGAACCACGCGCCTACTTTAAGCGTGAAAGACTCATCGTCTGCGCCGGACGCTGCATTCGTGTCGGTAGAGGCGTCAGCCGTATTCGCATTCGAGCTTGCATTTGCATTCTTATTCGCATTTACATTTGCATTTGCGTTCTCGCTCGCGCTGTCGGACGAATTCGCGTTATTGCCGCATGCCGCCAGCAATAAGGACAGGACCGCCAACAGGCTGCCAGTGGCGCCAATCTTCTTATTCATGTACCGTTCCCCCCTATTATTTATGTTCACAGGATCATTGTAAACGCTTTAATCCACCCTTGTATTTGGTCTAAACAACAAATTGTTTGTCTTATACGATAATTGGCAGCAGGGACTAAGCATGGGTGAATGGGAATAAAAAAGAAGCCGTCTCAAAAGGTTCATCCCTTTTGAGCGGCTTCTTCTCCCGCGGGCTGTCAACGCCCCGTGCGGGCCAGCGCTTTAATGTCCTTGCTATGCAGCATGCTCTACTTGCATTCAGCGGCAACGGAATGAATCATGGCGACCCCGAGCTCCCGCAGCTTCGGGGGGGTGACGCCGCACGACTTGCGGTTAATGACGAGCACCTGCTCCACATCGGGATGCCGCAGACATTCATGCAGCAACCCCTCGCCGACCATGCCGGTCGAACCCGTAATAACCGCACGAATCGCCTTCCTCGTTCCCTGTTGTCCCACTTTCGCCATCTCCTTCTCCCCGGAGACGCTGAATTAGCTGTTCAGAAACTTGCGAATGCCATCTACCGCCGCTTGGTGATCTTCCTCGCCGGTCAAGCCCGATACCGTCACGGTTGCAACCTTGCCCTGGCCTCGCACGATAATCGGGAACGATCCGCCTTCGCCCTGGTATTCCGTCAGCGGCAGTCCTGAGCCGTCCTTGAACGTCGTGCCTTCGGCCTTGTACTTCTCGCCCACGTAGAGGGAGCTGTGCCCGTAGTGGTTCACGACGTTCTTCTTCGTGTCCACCCAATAAATGTTGTCCTTGGACGTGCCTGCCATATAGTGCGTAAACAGCGGATGCTCGTCGTTCTCGATATGTACCGCGATACCCTTGCCGATCTCGTTCTTAGCAATTTCGACGATCATACAGCCTAATTGGAAGGCGTCCTCGTTCGTAAAGGACGTAAATTGCAATTCTTCTTCTTGGTCCAGCAGCTTTTGCAGCAATTCGCTCATTGTGTTCCCTCTTTCTAAGTCAGCATATCTTCTTACGCTCTAGTTTACGATAAAATAAAGCCCAATCCAACTAGGGCTTTCGTCATTCATTCGTCTTGGCCGCACGAGCGCAGAATTAGTACGGTGGGCAGGATGTCGTTATTCAATAGCCGCTCTTATGCTATAATACCACCCATAACGGTGAACAAGTCTGCCGCAGTAAGGAGATTGGAAGGAATGAAGAGCCGTATTTTCCAGCGTAAGCCGCGTGCTACCAGCTCATTGAGGCGTACACTGGTCATGTATTTGATTATCGGCAGCCTGTTGCCGCTTGCTCTGCTTGGCGTCATTACGTACTATTCCGTCTATTCCATCCTCACGAACAAAATTCAAAGCGGCATCAGCGCCACGCTAAATCAGGAAGGCGCCAGTCTGGAAAATACGATCGACAACCTGGACTTCGCTTCCAAGCAGTTCGCGCTGGATGGGCAGATCGTCGATGAGCTCGCCCTATTTCTGCATGAAACGCAGGTGTACAAGAAGTCGCAGCTCATGGTCAGCATCAACGAGAAAATCAATTTGGTTAATTTCACGAATCCCGATCTCGGGCTGACGGCGTACGTGGTTCCCGGCCAAGACGATCCGGTCCTGTTCACGAATCTGTCGATCAAACGGGAATTCGACACGAAGAAGCTGCCGCCTTTCATTACGTATAACGGCGCGTCCTACTTCGGTCCGCATAAGACGATGTACAACGACAGCGCGAATATCGTCTTCTCCTCCCTGCGGGTCGTTCAAGCGCCCAATGTGAAGAACGTTTACATTTATCTCGAGACGAACTACAACTCGTTCGCCAAGATTCTGAACCAGCGCTCTTATGGGATTGAGGTGACGCACCTGCTCGTGAACGAGCAGGGCAACATGACGTTCGTCGAGCATAAGGACATGCCCCCCGAAGTGCTGAACGGCAAATGGAACAGCAGCGGCCCTGCGCATGAAGTGCGCGACGGCTATCATTTCTTCCGGTATAAGAGCCCGCAGGGCTGGCAGCTGATTACGGCGGTGAAGCAGGCGACGTTCAACAGCGAAATCTATTCCTGGCTGTACAAGCTGTTCTTCGTCGCCATGGGCACGTTGATCTTCGCCGTCCTGCTCGCGCTGTTCATCTGGAAGCAGGTCTACCGGCCGCTGCGCAAGGTCAACGTGGAAATCGTACGAATGGCCGAGAATATCGAGACGCCGGTTACCTACACGCAGGTGGAGGAGTTCGATCTGCTGCTCGGCAATTTTCAGGATATGAAGAACAAAATCAACGTACTTCTGAGCGAAGTTGAGCATAATGAGAAACAGAAGAGCCAGCTGGAAATCGAGAAGCTGCTGAGTCAGATCAACCCCCACTTCCTGCACAATACGCTGAATACCGTGCAGTGGCTCGCCCGGATGAACGGACAGAAGGAAATCGACAAGCTGGTCACGCTGCTCGTCAAGGTGCTGCAGTACAATCTGGGGAAGCAGAGCATTATCGTGACCGTTCAGGATGAGATAAATGCCCTCCAGAACTATATGGAGCTGCAGCGGATTCGGTATGATTACGAGTTTGAATACGTGGTTCACGTGGACGAAGAGGTGGTTACTGCCGCCATCCCGCGGTTTCTGCTGCAGCCGCTCGTCGAGAATGCGATCTATCATGGAACTAGCGAGCGCAACGGGCGCGTCGACATCACGATTCGTGCCTTGGACGCCGAAACGGTGTACCTGGAGGTTGCCGATAACGGCGAGGGCATCGATCCGGAAACAGCGCAGCGGCTGCTGAGCGAGGATGACTTTGCCGGCAAGAGCGGACTTGGCATCGGACTCTCCTACGTGAACCGGCTGCTCCAGCGCTTCTACGGGGATCGGAAGAAGATCGACATCATCGGCGAGCCGGGCGTTGGAACAACGATCGTCATTATAATTCCGCGAAAAGCGAGGGAAGATTTCGATGATTAGAGCAATGGTTGTGGACGATGAGAAGCTGGTGCGCAAAGGCTTCATCTCGGTAATAGACTGGGCTTCCTTCGGCATCGTGATCGTCGGCGAAGCGGCCGACGGGAGATCTGCGATGGAGTTTCTGGCTGCGAACGAAGTGGACCTGCTGTTCACGGACATTACCATGCCCGGCATGAACGGCTTCGAGCTGCTCGGCAATGTCCGCAAGCGGTTTCCGCGGATGAAATCCGTCGTGCTGACCTGCCATCATGAGTTTGATTTCCTGCAGGAAGCGCTTCGCCTCGGAGCAATTGATTATATCGTCAAGACGCTGCTCGACATGGAGAACGTAGATGAGGTCATGAACCGGATCGTGGACCGCATCCAGTGGGAAGAGAGCAGCCGAAAGGCGTTCTCGCCCGGCTCGGATACGAGTCAAGAGCGCTTCACGTCGGCATCCGCCCTTATCTTCAGTCCCGTTTCTCCGGGACAGGATACGAGCGAGCTGTTCCGGCTGCCGATTGCCCAGCGCAATCCGCTGCTAGAGCTGGACGGCCGCTGGATGGCGCCGATTGCCCGCACAGGATGGTACCCCGAGCTGCAGAAGGAGCTCGAGGGACTGCATGGCGGCAGATGGCAGACTGCGCTTGTGACCGGCCTGCAGGATCAGCCGCTGGCGGACGTCAAGCGTCTCCTGAACGAGCGGCTGCCCAGCCATATCTTCTATGCGGCCGACCCTGCCGCTTCGCAGCCGGTGGTTATTGCCTACGAGAAGCTGAGCTCCGAGCAGCCGCAGCCGGCGGCAGGCTCGGACGCCGACTTCGCCCAGTGGATTGACGTCAAATGGGCGCTGTATCCGAGCGAGTGGGAAGCCTTCGTGCAGAAGGTCACCGCGTGCAAGCCGGAACCGGCGCGCCTTGATGCCTTTGCCCATA encodes:
- a CDS encoding heme-degrading domain-containing protein gives rise to the protein MSELLQKLLDQEEELQFTSFTNEDAFQLGCMIVEIAKNEIGKGIAVHIENDEHPLFTHYMAGTSKDNIYWVDTKKNVVNHYGHSSLYVGEKYKAEGTTFKDGSGLPLTEYQGEGGSFPIIVRGQGKVATVTVSGLTGEEDHQAAVDGIRKFLNS
- a CDS encoding carbohydrate ABC transporter permease, whose product is MSSGAYVKPKRHKIRLMALEAALLLVALLYLYPFYYLFESAVKPAKDFYTPLKFPSKLIGDNFAKVFERVNFPLALLNTVLVCAGTIVLVVLVSSMAGYMISRRKERTFQLIFFLFLTGMIIPLQTSMVPIYKLGISLHLINTRSLLVLLYTAGTIPFATMLYTGFTKNIPRELEEAAHIDGCGRTRTFWTIIFPLLLPATGTLIVTTLFTFWNDFAGPLLYLTDPNKMTLITQIFRFKSERASDWGPIFALCFLCTMPLIIIFLFTQKYLLQGMTAGAVKG
- a CDS encoding ABC transporter substrate-binding protein produces the protein MNKKIGATGSLLAVLSLLLAACGNNANSSDSASENANANVNANKNANASSNANTADASTDTNAASGADDESFTLKVGAWFLDDLPQSKDFMAAAEQKFKAKYPNAKIDWDILVGEKYFEKMKTGLASGDGDDVIFNQSVPDLAKAGYLADLSDQPWVANMLEATKPTESYQGKIYGVAQTVATFGVFYNKKIFADLGIQPPTTWSELMAASDKIKAAGITPMVGGFKDQWTLNYLMSGLAEITGQNPSLEADFYSGKAKVNGPELQGALDKLAEMASKGYFNKSALSIDWPQTQIEFGSGKAAMLYQGNWLPGVMAQVFKDKGLEPFEVGFFPLADDNGKALMGVGPDHSVSVNANSKHLQAAKDFVAVMLEQDVLSVNLQNVGLPGIKGINVTYDQPAMTDINNALQSQPSTLHQLLMGQFPQSALDAYARAAEKIIAGGKTDLTETSANYDKDKATLIMP
- a CDS encoding carbohydrate ABC transporter permease; this translates as MRTNHMRSSYLHALVFVLPALVIFLTFVYYPFLSSLYYSFTLWDGINKPVFIGFQNYRDLFHDTLVRHAALNTLYIVVFCAIINNPLSLFLALLLHKPLKMKSFLRTAFYIPVILSMVVVSVIWGNLLQYEGVVNAVIEKLGMGALLHDWLGELSTALIAVILINVWYATGYGAVIYLAGLASIPTEIYEAALIDRAEGWTKFRHITLPLIMPSVTICTFLGMVGSLKFFDLPYVLTNGGPGDATSTLALVIYDFAFKNGTFGYATAAGILFMVLILLLTTVQLRYTRRREVEY
- a CDS encoding response regulator encodes the protein MIRAMVVDDEKLVRKGFISVIDWASFGIVIVGEAADGRSAMEFLAANEVDLLFTDITMPGMNGFELLGNVRKRFPRMKSVVLTCHHEFDFLQEALRLGAIDYIVKTLLDMENVDEVMNRIVDRIQWEESSRKAFSPGSDTSQERFTSASALIFSPVSPGQDTSELFRLPIAQRNPLLELDGRWMAPIARTGWYPELQKELEGLHGGRWQTALVTGLQDQPLADVKRLLNERLPSHIFYAADPAASQPVVIAYEKLSSEQPQPAAGSDADFAQWIDVKWALYPSEWEAFVQKVTACKPEPARLDAFAHKLRQEWTRLLLGEEAIHRLYDDQKHRHTWAAWRDWFRLFSDLAQRRMLELSLSREVMISLIHAIQYMRLHAGEKINQTDVALHINMSRSYFSQCFTRFAGQSFGEMLRTLRIERAKTLLLESEAPVYEIASLAGFEDDKYFSRVFKERVGKLPTEYRHDGGKTV
- a CDS encoding sensor histidine kinase, with translation MKSRIFQRKPRATSSLRRTLVMYLIIGSLLPLALLGVITYYSVYSILTNKIQSGISATLNQEGASLENTIDNLDFASKQFALDGQIVDELALFLHETQVYKKSQLMVSINEKINLVNFTNPDLGLTAYVVPGQDDPVLFTNLSIKREFDTKKLPPFITYNGASYFGPHKTMYNDSANIVFSSLRVVQAPNVKNVYIYLETNYNSFAKILNQRSYGIEVTHLLVNEQGNMTFVEHKDMPPEVLNGKWNSSGPAHEVRDGYHFFRYKSPQGWQLITAVKQATFNSEIYSWLYKLFFVAMGTLIFAVLLALFIWKQVYRPLRKVNVEIVRMAENIETPVTYTQVEEFDLLLGNFQDMKNKINVLLSEVEHNEKQKSQLEIEKLLSQINPHFLHNTLNTVQWLARMNGQKEIDKLVTLLVKVLQYNLGKQSIIVTVQDEINALQNYMELQRIRYDYEFEYVVHVDEEVVTAAIPRFLLQPLVENAIYHGTSERNGRVDITIRALDAETVYLEVADNGEGIDPETAQRLLSEDDFAGKSGLGIGLSYVNRLLQRFYGDRKKIDIIGEPGVGTTIVIIIPRKAREDFDD